One Betaproteobacteria bacterium genomic window carries:
- a CDS encoding LysR family transcriptional regulator: AAARALDITPPAATMRLAAIEDRLGIRLVNRNTRGLSLTSEGEIYLQHATRLLAELRELDEIVASGGQTPRGLLRVNAPLGFGRTVIAPLVSTFTARYPEVEVLLEVTDRPVDLIELGFDVAVRFGELPDTRINARRIMSNRRFLCASPAYLERHGVPRTLEDLARHRCIVHRQNDDAYGVWRFSHEQGTEVVKVQAVLSSNDGDIVLGWALDGQGIVIRSEWDLKKYLESGRLRRVLPEFSLPDADLFVYYPSRQNLAARSRAFINFLVEQLATGTA; encoded by the coding sequence GCCGCTGCCCGCGCGCTCGACATCACGCCACCTGCCGCCACGATGCGGCTCGCCGCCATCGAGGACCGGCTGGGCATCCGGCTCGTCAACCGCAACACGCGCGGATTGAGCCTCACCAGCGAAGGTGAGATCTATCTGCAGCACGCGACCCGGCTGCTGGCAGAGCTGCGCGAGCTGGACGAGATCGTCGCGAGCGGCGGGCAGACGCCGCGGGGCCTGCTGCGCGTCAACGCACCCCTCGGATTCGGCCGGACCGTGATCGCACCGCTGGTGTCGACCTTCACTGCACGCTACCCGGAGGTCGAGGTGCTGCTGGAAGTCACGGATCGGCCGGTCGATCTGATCGAACTGGGCTTCGACGTCGCAGTGAGGTTCGGGGAACTGCCCGACACGCGCATCAATGCACGCCGCATCATGTCCAACCGGCGCTTTCTGTGCGCATCGCCGGCGTACCTCGAACGGCATGGCGTGCCCCGGACGCTGGAGGATCTTGCTCGCCATCGCTGCATCGTTCACCGCCAGAACGATGACGCTTACGGTGTCTGGCGCTTTTCCCACGAACAGGGAACCGAGGTCGTGAAGGTTCAGGCCGTGCTGTCGAGCAACGACGGCGATATCGTTCTCGGTTGGGCGCTCGACGGGCAGGGGATCGTCATCCGTTCCGAGTGGGACCTGAAGAAGTACCTCGAGAGCGGACGACTGCGGCGGGTGCTCCCGGAGTTCTCCCTGCCCGATGCGGATCTCTTCGTCTATTACCCCAGCAGGCAGAACCTCGCCGCCCGGTCGCGCGCTTTC